The Oryza sativa Japonica Group chromosome 11, ASM3414082v1 DNA window TAATTTGTTAAACTGAAAAAACTAAGTGGTATAGAATGGTAAATCGTTGAACAGAAATAAATAAACTAAGTAATATAGACTAATGGATTCTCTCTTAAATCTTTGCAAAGTACTAGAGCATATTTCTGTCGTCAAGCAAAGCTAGACTTGATTGAAGTTAGGAATCTGGCATCTCCTGCACTGAGAGCTaggaagcaaagcaaagcactAAGCATATGAGCAGGCTTCAGCGTGTCCAGGCAAAAAAAGGGAGCACGTACGGCTATTTACGTACGCATGGGCGATCATCTATAAATTAACAACGGCCGAGATATAGACTATAGTATTCAAACTGCATGCATCGATAGACATATATTCATTTCAATCCTTTCTTGTGCTCTAGGCGTGTCATCGACATGAGGCCGCTGAGAGATTATCAAGATGGCTCTGCTCAATACAGGTAATTCAAACAACGTATTTGACCAAACTGTAGGTACTAACACTACACGTACGTCTTTCCCTAATATGCATTATTCAAACAATTATTCGATGAAACAAGTGTTATTTACAATAGCAGCTAGCCGcccaaatctatttatatatacTAACGAAATGTCTGTGCATTACAACAGATTTTcataaaatatatgaaaatatcGAACAAGATGGGTAAATATTTCtcaagaaaacatatatattttgtcGCTGAGCATAACACTTCACAAAGTAGATTTGTTGCAGCAAGTTTAGAAGCTCTTTGCCTTGCCAATGATTATAGTGGTTCAATCATATGTGTATACTTTGATTGCCTCAAGGTGGTGAAAAAAATGTCATTATAGTATTACTGCATTCCAAAAGAAACTGATGTTGAATCTAGGTAGTTGAATTTGGGAGGCATACAGGCTACAAAATCAGTCACTGACAACAAGAGCCCATAAGTCAATGATGGAAGTAGTATAGACATCATAACGGTCTCCACGTCGTAATCCATCTAGACCTACGCCGCGCTAATATTACCTACATTAACGATTTTCACGTTGTTATCCATCTGAGACTTACCCTAtctactactcccttcgtttaaGCTTATAAGtagttttgactttggtcaaacttaaactATGTCAAGACTAAGAGAGTGTTTAAGATTAAAGCAGTGTCGGAGCCAATAATTTTGAGCCTGGGCAAACCTAATAAGAGaaaaactatatatagaaaattgtACTATTTATCATATATGTAAGTTAAGTTAATTAGTGCCCAGCGATAATTTATCAATGAGATGATGGCTGTTTATCGTCAGTGAGTTAGACTATAGGGCTGCAACTCTTTGCTTTGGCCTCATGGTTACAAACGTAATGATTTTGTCCTTGCTTTGCTTGTTTGTTGGCAAAACATATAATTAACATCCACTAGAACCAGGAAGCAAGGTAATTAGGTTCAAATTAAGTAGTAAATGATGTTTATGCCATGGAGCAATGTGTTGTTGTGTGGTACGGAGCCCGGGCACCTCCCGGTACAAGCCGAGGCGCCCTACTCCACCACGGAAGTAAAGGATTAAGAAGATCGAAAAAATACGCAAAACAAGTGAACCATTAGGATACAATTAACTAACCAGTGGGTCCAATTATCAAGCAATAAAGTTATAGCTTTCTAATAAAATCTCGTACAGTATATATTAATGTTGCAGTTGTCTGAAATGTCTAAATAAAGTTGCAGTAAATTGATGATTACTACAAATGGTCAGTTAAACTAGATTATAAGAGAATGGAGGTACTAGATTATTTACTTAATGATAATTAAACTGCTAACTAGGTAGTAATATGTGGGTTTATGCATTGCATGCTCAGCAGCTCATTGGCTACTCGTGTTCAAGAAGCGTGGAACAAGTGGGAGATCCAGTGCCTAGTGATGGCGAGCTTCTCCCTGCAGGTGTTCCTCCTCCTGTCGGCACCATTTCGCAGGCGCCACGGCTCCAGGCTGCTGAATGGCTCGCTATGGGTGGCGTACCTGATGGCCGACTACGTGGCGACCTATGTCCTAGGCCGTCTGTCATTCCTGTTGGCCGCAGCCGGTGACACGCGGCATCAGTTGGCGCTGTTCTGGGCGCCGTTCCTGCTGCTCCACTTGGGTGGGCAGGAGACGATCACGGCCTTCTCCATGGAGGACAACACGCTGTGGATGCGGCGGCTGCTGGACCTGGCAGCCCAGGTGACGATGTCCGTGTACGTGGTGGGCAAGCAGTGGAAAGGGGATAGATTGCTGGTGGCTCCCATGGTGCTCGTGTTCGTGTTGGGAGCAGTCAAGTACGGCGAGAGAATATGGGCGCTCAGGTCAGCCGCCGCACGGGCACCCGGAAGTAGTTCCATTGCTAGCCTTGCTGCTCGCACCTACAGCAATATTGCTAGTTTCATTACTAGCCTTGCTGATGTGCTGCCGGAATCAGGGCGTGGTGTGATGGCCCATTATAGAAGCATGGTTAGTATTAGTTCACAAGACAAGGTAAGTATCGAGAGCATCCTGAAGGAGGCCTCCATGGAGTTCCAAGCAAGCTTGGACTTTTTCATGGACGTGAGCCCTTCAAATGTAAGCGGTTCCTACTCGAGGTACCATAGGATCAAGAATGCGTTGGTGGAGATCAAGTCTTCAAAGAATGGATACGGGATGGCATACAAGCTGGCTGAGATGCAGGTCTCTTTGATCTATGACTACCTGTACACCAAATTCGGCACAGTTCGATTCCAAACCTTCCCaatatcaaaatcaaaatcaaatccaaccatggcggcggcgctccaatGGCTTGTCTCTCTTGGCCTAACCTCTGTGGCTCTTGTGTTGTTCGCTAGGGCCATGGCCGGTAACACTACTAGTAGTAAGTTCAAATATAGTAGACCTGATGTTCTCATATCTTACATACTGCTCGTGGGCGCCATTGCAATGGAGATATCCTCCATCTTCATTGCACTCACCACATCATGCTGGGCAGGCATCGCTGTGGTCAAGCATCTTCATCTCCATGTAGGGGAGTGGTCAGGGAAGCTGGCACAATACAACATGGTTGATGCATGCGTCCAGGAGAGGGAGAGACGACGACAGACAGCAGCTAGTGGCGCCGTAGGGAAGCTAATCCGCTGGATCCTGGCACCATGCGACAGCGAGACACCACAACCACACGTCGTTGTCTCTCTTGAGGTAAAGAAGCTGCTTCTGAACAAAGTGCTTGAAATAGCGACCGATGTAGACAACAACCGCTGGGACTTCAGTAGGTTCCAAGGCCAGTGGGCTCTGTGGGTGGCCAACAGAGTCAACGGCGGAGACAGTGATCCTGCTGCTCTAGGCCCAGCTCACAGGGCACTTTCGGCTAGCAAGATCCAAGAGCTGGATTTCGTGTCCACCGTTGTTGCTTGGCACTTGGTTACGACCATATGCTTGCTGCCCGGCGATGGCCCTGGCGAGCTCACAAACCCTAGCAAGGACTTGTCCAGTTACATCATGTACCTTGTGGCTAAGCATGGGATGATGGTTGATAGCAATGGACACATCGTGATTGCTAGAAGCCGAATGGAGGTGCAGGCATCTTCGCAAATGCTTGATTTTCTCGATGAGCTTCACGAAGATGGCTTCATCCAGGAACTCCGTGATGGTGATAGGCAATATAACTCTCCGGATATGATCGTACGTCATCGGAGTAGACCTGCACTTACCACAGCTCGCAAGGTCTGTGTGGAGTTGCTCAATATCCCAGAAGCAAGAGATCGATGGGAGCTGATTGCTGCGGTGTGGACGGAGATTCTATGCTACATGGCACTTAATTGTGGAGCTACCTTCCATGTCAAGCATCTCACCACTGGTGGAGAGTTCCTCACACAAGCCAAGATGCTCCTCTTCGTTATACGATTGCCTTTTCTTATGAAGAGTCCTCTGGAAGGTATAATAATGCCTCCATTTATGTGAGTTGTTATACATATAGAAACACTACTAGGAAAAGCATTATCGCAAGCGGCCGAAAACGGTCTTcgcgggcggggcggccgtCCGCCTGTAAGAAAACGACTGTGAAGATcgccgatcttcgcaggcggggcggccgtccgcctacgaagataattttcgcaggtggacgttggctagtccggtccgcctgcgaaaatatgaAGCTGccacctgcaaaaaaaaaaatccgcctGTGAAGATAGGtagaaatttttgaaatttaataataatttgcccgtaaatttaataataatttacCCGTTAATAGAAATTCTTGCAGGTAGAttattatgtacatatattggaAGATTATCAAACATTTGGTACTAagaaatttacatatattgcaTAACTCAAAagtgttaccaaaatatatatattataatatttttttatattgtgACTTCAAATATACCATCTAGTTACATTATGGCATAGCAGTGTTCCACTCCCAAAGATTCTTGAATTCGTCACTTGTCGCTAGAGCACCCTCCAGAGTTTAATGGCTAAATGAAACTGAAAACATACCACAAAGTTGAGTCAACGTTTAATGAAAAATGACCATAGCATATAACCATCAGATGCCACACGTACAAATGCCTATTTACTGAATTTTGAAAGAACAAATCAATGTTCCCCCTCCAGCTCCAATCCAACAGAAAGGAGAATGCAGCAGTCTGTACGTAGCGATAACGGTGGTGATGTTGCAGCGCGAGGCAAGGAGGTCCAATGTCCAGAATGTCAATTTGAGCTGAATAGGGACCTGCATTGTGTCTATGCATGCTGAACTGCAACATTGGTGAGAGAAATGAAGATGAACCAAGGTAGGTGCTGCATTTTTGGCACAGTGGAGATTTTCAAATTACCTGGAAGTTCAATACATGCGCAAAATTCTCTTAAGATTCAGGAAGCTTGCCTAGCAGCACAACTCAAGCGAGCTGGATGAGTTTTACGAAA harbors:
- the LOC4350910 gene encoding uncharacterized protein — its product is MASFSLQVFLLLSAPFRRRHGSRLLNGSLWVAYLMADYVATYVLGRLSFLLAAAGDTRHQLALFWAPFLLLHLGGQETITAFSMEDNTLWMRRLLDLAAQVTMSVYVVGKQWKGDRLLVAPMVLVFVLGAVKYGERIWALRSAAARAPGSSSIASLAARTYSNIASFITSLADVLPESGRGVMAHYRSMVSISSQDKVSIESILKEASMEFQASLDFFMDVSPSNVSGSYSRYHRIKNALVEIKSSKNGYGMAYKLAEMQVSLIYDYLYTKFGTVRFQTFPISKSKSNPTMAAALQWLVSLGLTSVALVLFARAMAGNTTSSKFKYSRPDVLISYILLVGAIAMEISSIFIALTTSCWAGIAVVKHLHLHVGEWSGKLAQYNMVDACVQERERRRQTAASGAVGKLIRWILAPCDSETPQPHVVVSLEVKKLLLNKVLEIATDVDNNRWDFSRFQGQWALWVANRVNGGDSDPAALGPAHRALSASKIQELDFVSTVVAWHLVTTICLLPGDGPGELTNPSKDLSSYIMYLVAKHGMMVDSNGHIVIARSRMEVQASSQMLDFLDELHEDGFIQELRDGDRQYNSPDMIVRHRSRPALTTARKVCVELLNIPEARDRWELIAAVWTEILCYMALNCGATFHVKHLTTGGEFLTQAKMLLFVIRLPFLMKSPLEGIIMPPFM